A stretch of DNA from Limnohabitans sp. MORI2:
TCACAGACGACGCAGACACACTGACCAAGCTCAAAGCACAACCCGTGGTGTTGATCGTGGCTCCACTGTCCGGTCACTACGCCACTTTGTTGCGCGACACGGTGCGCACAATGCTGCGCGACCACAAGGTCTACATCACCGACTGGAAAAACGCGCGACTGGTTCCCTTAAGCGAAGGCGAATTCCACCTCGACGACTATGTGAACTACGTGCAAGAGTTCATCCGCGATTTGCAAAGCAAGTACGGCAATTGCCACGTCATGAGCGTGTGCCAACCCACCGTCCCCGTCTTGGCTGCAGTGTCACTCATGGCCAGCCGTGGCGAGAAAACGCCGATTACCATGACCATGATGGGTGGCCCTATCGATGCCACCAAATCACCCACGGCCGTGAACAACCTGGCCATGAACAAGAGTCACAACTGGTTCGAAAACAATGTGATTTACCGCGTGCCCGACAACTTCCCAGGTGCAGGTCGTCGCGTGTACCCAGGCTTCTTGCAACACACAGGCTTCGTGGCCATGAACCCTGATCGCCATCTGAAGAGCCATTACGACTACTTCAAAGACTTGATCAAGGGCGACAACTCCAGCGTCGAATCACACCGTGATTTTTACGACGAGTACAACGCGGTGCTCGACATGGATGCGGATTACTACTTGGAAACCATCAACACCGTGTTCCAAGAGTTCAAGCTGGTGCGCGGCACATGGGAAGTCAAAAACCCGCAAGGCAAATTGGAATTGGTGCGCCCACAAGACATTCACGCCACAGCTTTGCTAACCGTGGAAGGCGAACTCGACGACATCTCCGGCTCAGGTCAAACCGAAGCTGCTCACAAGCTGTGTAGCGGCATCGTGCGCAAAGAGCACCACCATTTGGAAGTCAAAGGTGCAGGCCACTACGGCATCTTCAGTGGTCGTCGTTGGCGTGAAGTGGTATACCCACACGTCAAGAGCTTCATCTTGGAACACAACAACGGCCAGGGCAAATCAACAGCTAAGCCCAAAGCAAAAGTTGCAGTCAAGAAAGTGGTCGCCACCAAAGCCGCCGCTAAGCCTGCAGCCAAAAAGGCAACGACTGCGAAAAAGTGAGTCTGGTCGAACAGATCAACAACGCCCTGCCACAAACGCAATGCACGCGCTGTGGCTACCCTGACTGTCAGCGCTACGCCGAGGCCATCGTCCAAGGCGAGGCTGACATCAACCAGTGCCCTCCAGGCGGCACAGAAGGCGTTGAACGGCTGGCAGCCCTCACCGGCAAGCCAGCCCTCCCCCTGAACCCTGAAAACGGCTTAGAAGGCCCTCGCACCATCGCCATCATTGATGAGGCGTGGTGCATTGGCTGCACGCTATGCATTGCGGCTTGCCCCACCGACGCCATCGTGGGCGCGAACAAGCGCATGCACACCGTGGTGGAGCCCTACTGCACCGGCTGCGAACTGTGCATTCCTGCTTGTCCGGTGGATTGCATTTCTCTCGAACCCATCGACATCAACCTGAGCGGCTGGGCCTCATGGCCGCAAGAGCTGGCCGACTTGGCACGTCAACGCTACGACACGCGCACAGCACGACTCAAACGTGAAGCCGTTGAACACGATGAGCGGCTGCAAGCCAAAGCATTGAAAAAGCTCGCCGATTTGCCCACACACACCAAGGGCACGGAGCACGCCCCCGAGGTCGATCGCAAACGTGCGATCATTGAAGCCGCGCTCGCCAAAGCCAAGGCGCGTCAAGCTACAAAAACTTGAGTCTTGGTGAGTGCATATGGGTATCTTCTGCCCACTCGTGACATTTCATATTTCCATGCACATCAAACTCACTGCACGCAGAGAATTACTGCTTCTTTTGTCGCTCGCTGGCATTCAGTTCACACACATTGTGGACTTCATGATCATGATGCCGCTGGGCCCGCAGCTCACCAGCTTGTTTGGCATCAGCTTTGCTGAGTTTGGTTTGTTGGTCTCGGCTTACACAGTGGCAGCCGGTCTGTCTG
This window harbors:
- the rsxB gene encoding electron transport complex subunit RsxB yields the protein MSLVEQINNALPQTQCTRCGYPDCQRYAEAIVQGEADINQCPPGGTEGVERLAALTGKPALPLNPENGLEGPRTIAIIDEAWCIGCTLCIAACPTDAIVGANKRMHTVVEPYCTGCELCIPACPVDCISLEPIDINLSGWASWPQELADLARQRYDTRTARLKREAVEHDERLQAKALKKLADLPTHTKGTEHAPEVDRKRAIIEAALAKAKARQATKT
- the phaZ gene encoding polyhydroxyalkanoate depolymerase, with the translated sequence MLYQIFETQRSLMEPFADFAQAASKLYGQTNSPIAQNPMAQRVSAGYDLLYRLGKDYEKPAFGIKSVEVEGTEVAIHERIEMDKPFCELRRFKRFTDDADTLTKLKAQPVVLIVAPLSGHYATLLRDTVRTMLRDHKVYITDWKNARLVPLSEGEFHLDDYVNYVQEFIRDLQSKYGNCHVMSVCQPTVPVLAAVSLMASRGEKTPITMTMMGGPIDATKSPTAVNNLAMNKSHNWFENNVIYRVPDNFPGAGRRVYPGFLQHTGFVAMNPDRHLKSHYDYFKDLIKGDNSSVESHRDFYDEYNAVLDMDADYYLETINTVFQEFKLVRGTWEVKNPQGKLELVRPQDIHATALLTVEGELDDISGSGQTEAAHKLCSGIVRKEHHHLEVKGAGHYGIFSGRRWREVVYPHVKSFILEHNNGQGKSTAKPKAKVAVKKVVATKAAAKPAAKKATTAKK